CTCGATGAATAGAATTTTCTTGGAGCCGTAGTTCTCGTGAAACCTTTCAGTTAACTCTAACTCGAAGAATCTTAGGATATCAATCAGGTTATCATACACAGCTTGTTTTACCTTCGCATCTCTGCATTTGCTCACATCAGAGGAGATCAAGCGGTCTAAGCTTGGTAAAACTTCGAGGACAAGAGACTCGAAGCTCAAGAACGGTACCAGGGAAGGAGTTCTCAGCGAAATTTTGTGCATCATAAGTTTCAGAATATCCTGATTGCTTTTCCGGGTCTCTCTCAATTCATATTCCGAGTTTTCAATTCGAAGATCCTCTCTATTCGCAACATCACCGAAcaaattgaaaaaagcaAGCGGTACCACTGAAGAATAGCGAAGTAATTCGCCATTATGCTCAAATAGAGATTTGAACATCAGATCATGGTAGAACAACCAGTCAGCAATAATTGCTGGTTTTTCTACTCCATTATCTGAGTACTTGACATGAGGGTACAAAGAATGGCAACCCTGTagaattttttcaaagttcCCGTTCAGCTCCACGAGTTGCATCTTCTCCCGAAGCTGATGTTGCAGCTCTTTGTGAGGGTCTCGCCTAAAAATTTGATTGCAAATTCTAAACCATGAATGCGAGAAATCTTTCGAAATAGAATTTAGTGGGTTATCACTGAATTCTCCCGCGCAGAAATTCTTATTGGTAGCCAGAAACTGTAAGCTGTTGACACAATTTCTGACGTCTCCCTGGGCTATATGCATCaggtctttcaaagcctcAACTGAAACTTTTACGCCTTCTGCTCTACAAATCTCTTCCAAACGCTCCTGGAGAGAACTGTCAGAAGGCCTCTTCACAGCGACAATTTCGCAGTGAGGtttcagcttttcaagagcaGGAGCATATAAATTATTGCAAACGGCGATGATGGGCCTCAGCAGAAGTCTGGCcttctttttttttcttttgaCTGTGAAATTGGAGCCCAAAAGCTGTTTCTGTGTAGCTTGTGCATCCTTATTGATTATGTCTAAAAGAGCCCTGATAAACCCACTTTCAATACTGCCATCGATCTCGTCAGCTATAAGGCATACAGGCTTATCATTAAAGGTGTTGTTGAAAAGGGTGTTGTGAAGTTTATCGCGCACTAGTGTTCCAGCCCTCTCATCGCTCGCGTTGATCTCAGCCACAGAGTAACCAGCCTGCTTTGCCGCCACATGGGCCACAGAGGTCTTACCAATACCGGGCGGTCCATgaatcagaagaatcttcttcgctggTCGCGATAAAGGATCGGCCACATCTTGTTCTGGCCTCCCCATACTCCTTTCAGGCAATTGCTCATTGAAGACGCACGGAGACCATTGCCTGATCCAACCTAATACCCTTCTATTAGTCTTCTCGTTACCAACCAGGTCCACGAACTTTTTCGGGCTCCACTTGTCGACCCAAAGTTTATCCCCATCCTTCGGCAGAGGCTTCTCATCTCTATGCTGAGAATCGACATCCGATTTAGACGGCTGATTTGTAACTCTATCCATAAGAACGTTAATATTGATACCGTAGGATTCTTCTCCCTTCCAAGTCGTCATTTTATCGTCAGATCCCAATCCCAGCAGCTGATACTGTGCAACTCTTGGCACTTTACCTCgttctttcttcctcagttTTACAACTTTACCTTTGCTCGTAACAAAAGTCCCAATTCTAGCCCCGTCATCACCGTCCAATGCCGCAGTCAGCTCCTGC
Above is a genomic segment from Torulaspora globosa chromosome 1, complete sequence containing:
- the CTF18 gene encoding Ctf18p (ancestral locus Anc_2.492), producing MEIVPEFGSLLGKSTFFHGGQTNSGSNTDQEASPAGQELTAALDGDDGARIGTFVTSKGKVVKLRKKERGKVPRVAQYQLLGLGSDDKMTTWKGEESYGININVLMDRVTNQPSKSDVDSQHRDEKPLPKDGDKLWVDKWSPKKFVDLVGNEKTNRRVLGWIRQWSPCVFNEQLPERSMGRPEQDVADPLSRPAKKILLIHGPPGIGKTSVAHVAAKQAGYSVAEINASDERAGTLVRDKLHNTLFNNTFNDKPVCLIADEIDGSIESGFIRALLDIINKDAQATQKQLLGSNFTVKRKKKKARLLLRPIIAVCNNLYAPALEKLKPHCEIVAVKRPSDSSLQERLEEICRAEGVKVSVEALKDLMHIAQGDVRNCVNSLQFLATNKNFCAGEFSDNPLNSISKDFSHSWFRICNQIFRRDPHKELQHQLREKMQLVELNGNFEKILQGCHSLYPHVKYSDNGVEKPAIIADWLFYHDLMFKSLFEHNGELLRYSSVVPLAFFNLFGDVANREDLRIENSEYELRETRKSNQDILKLMMHKISLRTPSLVPFLSFESLVLEVLPSLDRLISSDVSKCRDAKVKQAVYDNLIDILRFFELELTERFHENYGSKKILFIEPPITEIVLMDAQRRKEVISKRPALLDVLLAKVEENNARKKHITKINEDKARNEEIKNNAIKARKSGLSMADFFKSQYKVEEGDRCDVSNKTGLAGSNSDKNFRIWVRYKEGFSDAVRKNVSWHDLWS